DNA sequence from the Candidatus Cloacimonadaceae bacterium genome:
ATCCAAATGCTGAGTGACATGCCCAGAACCGAGAAGCTCAACAAGGACTCCTTAGATAAGCTTATGGGCATCATCAATACCCAGTTGGGAGATGACTTCGCAGCACTGGTCAATGAGCCCACCAAAGCGATAATAGACCGCTGTGTGCGGCTCGGACTCAAGGACACCCAAGTGCAAGCTCCAACCAAGACCAGCATTGGACTCTGGGGCATTGAAGATCAGCATCTTTCCTCAACCATTCAGAAGCAGCAGTTGTTCTGGATTGGGAATCACTTTGAGGCAGATGTGCGTCAGAACTTTGCCGATACACTCACCAAAGCAATTGAGCAAGGTTATACCAAAGAGATGCTTGCCGATACTCTCAAAGACCAGTTCAATGACATTGCCAACCGCTCATCCAACTATTGGCAAGGTTTGGCAGAGCACACAGCACTCAGAATAAGGGAGTTCGGAAGGTTACAAGGCTACAAGAAAGCCAAAGCCAGATACTACAAACTCGTAGTAATCCTGGATGACCGCACCAGTGATATCTGCCGGGCATTGGCAGCCCAGGATAAAGTCTATCCTCTGAACGATGCTCTGGAAGTGATGGACAATCTGATGGCTCTGGATACCAAGTACAGCAGCCTGGATGATGCCCGTGAATACATCAAAGCCCTTGCACCCTGGATCAAAGATGATCAGATCGATTACGACTCAGAGATGAACCCAGTTGGTGTCTCCGAAGCGCATACTCCATTCCCACCGTTTCATTGGAAGTGTAGGACGACAACGGAGATCACCTTCTAATCCTCCCTTGTTGTATCAATTGCTCCTAAATAATGTTGTATAAAAAACGCTTCTGCTATTATCTCATTATCTTGAGGTGCTCTTCGAACGAATGGTACATATCTCCAGATTTTTGCCTTAGTTTACGACCCATTTCTGTGCCAGATATCTTCTTTTGCAAATAGGCCACCAGATCAGGAAATCTCGATTCACTCAGATAATCCCACTTTGACCCAAATTCTTTTTTGATATTTGTATAAATAATGGCATAGCTGAATACTCGCCCTTTCCGTTCGCCTTTCGAAGCCATTTCATTGAATCTATCAATCAGATATTGAACATAGCCACGCATTTCGTTGTTAGTGCTAATCGTGCCAGCAATTGGAACAGAGCCTGTACTGCCTTTCTTTGAGTTTTTGAAAATAATGGTATTATTCTGTATTCCAGAGCCGGGTGTAAGTACTATGTTAACTTCTTGGGCTTCGATTTTACTGATATAACTATTAAACAATATCAAAGATTTAGATGCTTCATCCGGAGTGATTTCAAGAACCGTCCTGTCTTCAAGCAGTTGCTTGTACTGCAAGAGTACCCCGCTGGTATATTTCTGAACATTCGCATCGATGAGTTTGTGATGTTTCTTACACATGAGGACAAGGTTTTCATACCCATCTCTTGCCTCAGGTGTCTGGTTTTTATCGTATCTTGGGCCTTTTGGCTTGGCTGCATTAATGTGGCATATATCTCCCAAAACAGTTCCATCATTATCAACTATCGCCTGATAGCATTTCGGATAAGCACAACGGTTCTTTGATAGAGCGAAAAGTCTCTTAACGGTTTTTAAGGTAACTGCACTCATAAACCTAATCTCTTAACAAATCCTTTTCCACTTGTTCATAGATCTCGTCTATCTTAGTTTGATATTCTATAGTCTTGCTAAGAGCAGTTGCAATGCGGCAATAGTAGACGGGATCATCCATAATTCTGCCTTTGCGGTCTTTGAGGTATTTATGCAAGACTTGGTAACCTCCAATGTGATAATTCCATACCTCCGTACTGATTCCTTCAAAGTATTTATCCTGATTGATATAGATGCGTCCCTGAGTCTCATCATAGTTCACCTGCTCTACTTTCTCATTATTGCCATTACCCTGATACTTTGCAATAGGAGTGTCCAGTTCACTGCTCTGCATCAGGTGCAAATCTGCTATCGCTTTACCATACTCTGCCATCTGCTTGAAAAGCTGGGTGTCTTTGGTAAAGGGAATGCGTGGAAAGTCTATCCTGAGATACTCTGCATAACGTTCCCGATAGATATTACTGTACAGGATA
Encoded proteins:
- a CDS encoding HNH endonuclease signature motif containing protein, which gives rise to MSAVTLKTVKRLFALSKNRCAYPKCYQAIVDNDGTVLGDICHINAAKPKGPRYDKNQTPEARDGYENLVLMCKKHHKLIDANVQKYTSGVLLQYKQLLEDRTVLEITPDEASKSLILFNSYISKIEAQEVNIVLTPGSGIQNNTIIFKNSKKGSTGSVPIAGTISTNNEMRGYVQYLIDRFNEMASKGERKGRVFSYAIIYTNIKKEFGSKWDYLSESRFPDLVAYLQKKISGTEMGRKLRQKSGDMYHSFEEHLKIMR
- a CDS encoding phage minor head protein; translated protein: MNYYDQLMLEYYRVLNNAWKTEIRDATRLAIQMLSDMPRTEKLNKDSLDKLMGIINTQLGDDFAALVNEPTKAIIDRCVRLGLKDTQVQAPTKTSIGLWGIEDQHLSSTIQKQQLFWIGNHFEADVRQNFADTLTKAIEQGYTKEMLADTLKDQFNDIANRSSNYWQGLAEHTALRIREFGRLQGYKKAKARYYKLVVILDDRTSDICRALAAQDKVYPLNDALEVMDNLMALDTKYSSLDDAREYIKALAPWIKDDQIDYDSEMNPVGVSEAHTPFPPFHWKCRTTTEITF